A genomic region of Oceanispirochaeta sp. M1 contains the following coding sequences:
- a CDS encoding exodeoxyribonuclease V subunit gamma, protein MCAYRVYQSSSLQSFIDNHSRLLCPDALFGTSLYLVVQNRSMGEWLKLKLAEQRGISGDNPYVLPEKAMRELAGGYSCVRTLLGGSDSEKPVLYMDNLKIRLYKILEDLFSSPESIPSSCRELYRYISSVQSQDEKSTVQIRSSRLYELADSIAGLLSHYGMNSLALVEAWESGHSCEHVPGSLKKHEEWQSYLWEKVYESGLSLSRILRCVENSSDVYDGEVKRIVLFGSSFLGDTALKFFYRLSSDIQVDHFILTPSKIYSDFPLKLENPLLENWCTQMDGFAELSAGFEMEAAVAHYPVPPADSVLHTLQRDILENRTPGCAFPFEMPDGSLMIHGCTSPWREVEVLKDLLLGALNDDKSLRLTDIAVLAPDINIYAPFLEALFPSDDIRTSLPYNLIDLDSSGLSPLIQGFLHIFTLPGSRFSRTDLFVLFDNPCFRECQRMSRLDREGWLELSEELNIKWGYDRDHKASFYKGTSGFNSWDRAFERIREGLFLDEEDSPETLPYAAPDDDTGRSWGKLMLLIQNLYNDLFELDRISMPLEQWVLLAESILESYFKVRKDNRQDEADWVRLKGCFRDILNMADETPLPGDRNFDFFVFRTLLSEYIRKSSGMRGRYLTQGITCSSLKPMRAIPFRRIYVLGMNENTFPGEDENLSFDLKDTVPQSIDLSRRGGDRYAFLETVLSATESLTLFYKNRDTIRGEVLQPSVLISELLDYLSKSQDDAENLLIHQESIHSFDPTYFKGPVSFNNAALEAARVMIQGSREEAEGMVLLRRDPSSEKRDEPVLSGADILAFMRNPAAWYFKKVLHIYPEDEESPELDSSENRELPFLERYSYYDKSLRSPESLADPGGLTNFVREQQIRGNLPEHDILFLEEERLENRLTEMREQAERIHLREEWDGLQDILIDPERQPGGRRADRLLPASVIPVLKRPLMTGAGGEVFLSAVLESLCPENPEHSDGVWKTLEYCESGTPSARHAFNSYLKFLLLSVLDGENRELRLQRIGKRDYPEIRFCREGEVESNLVLLDNPQVRLDRLISLCMNPETEVIPLYPELGEVLAADLNKEPQMDNAALQRRWRECWLDQEKKSAYGGSGGIFERCPYRSRFLKTPPSVNPDALRELLELIYLPIVRAKGKSRGR, encoded by the coding sequence GTGTGCGCATATCGGGTCTATCAGAGTTCTTCACTTCAATCCTTTATAGATAATCACTCAAGGCTTCTCTGTCCCGATGCTCTGTTCGGTACATCCCTGTATCTGGTTGTTCAGAACAGGAGTATGGGTGAATGGCTCAAGCTCAAACTTGCGGAGCAGAGAGGAATCAGTGGAGATAATCCCTATGTCCTTCCTGAAAAAGCCATGCGTGAACTGGCAGGGGGCTATAGTTGTGTCAGAACCCTGCTTGGTGGTTCTGATTCTGAGAAACCTGTCCTTTATATGGATAATCTTAAAATCAGGCTCTATAAAATTCTGGAAGATCTTTTTTCTTCTCCTGAGAGTATTCCATCCTCCTGCCGGGAGCTTTATCGTTATATAAGCTCTGTTCAGTCGCAGGATGAAAAATCAACAGTGCAGATCCGCTCATCCCGGCTCTATGAGTTGGCTGACAGCATTGCCGGCCTTCTTTCCCATTACGGTATGAACTCCCTGGCTCTGGTAGAAGCATGGGAGTCGGGGCATAGCTGTGAACATGTTCCAGGTTCCCTGAAAAAGCATGAGGAGTGGCAGAGCTATCTGTGGGAAAAAGTCTATGAGAGCGGCCTGTCATTAAGCCGTATTCTCCGCTGTGTTGAAAACAGCAGTGATGTCTATGACGGAGAAGTTAAGCGGATTGTCCTTTTCGGTTCCTCCTTCCTGGGAGATACAGCCCTGAAATTCTTTTACAGACTCTCTTCAGATATTCAGGTGGATCATTTCATTCTGACTCCTTCAAAGATCTATTCCGATTTTCCACTGAAGCTGGAGAATCCTCTTTTAGAGAACTGGTGTACCCAGATGGATGGCTTTGCAGAACTGTCCGCAGGTTTTGAGATGGAAGCAGCTGTTGCTCACTATCCAGTTCCTCCTGCTGACAGTGTTCTCCATACTCTTCAGCGGGATATTCTTGAGAATAGAACTCCAGGTTGTGCATTTCCTTTTGAGATGCCCGACGGATCTTTAATGATTCATGGCTGCACCAGCCCCTGGCGGGAGGTTGAGGTCTTAAAGGATCTGCTCCTGGGAGCTTTGAATGATGATAAATCTCTCCGTTTAACGGATATTGCCGTTCTTGCTCCGGATATCAATATTTATGCACCTTTTCTGGAGGCACTGTTTCCATCGGATGATATTCGGACTTCTCTTCCCTACAATCTGATTGATCTCGACAGCTCCGGGCTGTCTCCTCTGATACAGGGATTTCTGCATATTTTTACACTTCCCGGCTCCCGTTTCAGCCGGACGGATCTTTTTGTACTATTTGACAATCCCTGTTTCAGGGAATGTCAGCGAATGAGCCGCCTGGACAGGGAAGGCTGGCTGGAACTCAGTGAAGAGCTGAATATCAAATGGGGCTATGACAGGGATCATAAGGCTTCCTTCTATAAAGGAACTTCTGGATTTAACAGCTGGGACAGGGCCTTTGAGAGAATCCGGGAAGGTCTTTTTCTGGATGAAGAGGATTCACCGGAGACCCTGCCATATGCAGCACCCGATGATGATACAGGCCGGAGCTGGGGTAAGCTGATGCTCCTTATTCAGAATTTGTATAACGATCTCTTTGAGCTGGACCGAATTTCAATGCCTCTGGAACAGTGGGTTCTTCTGGCCGAGTCTATTCTGGAATCCTATTTCAAGGTCAGAAAGGATAATCGGCAGGATGAAGCCGATTGGGTCCGGCTGAAGGGATGTTTCCGGGATATTCTGAATATGGCCGATGAGACTCCTCTTCCGGGAGATAGAAATTTCGATTTCTTCGTATTCAGAACACTCCTGAGTGAGTATATAAGAAAGTCTTCAGGGATGAGAGGGCGGTACCTTACACAGGGAATCACCTGCTCTTCTCTCAAACCGATGAGGGCTATCCCTTTCAGGAGAATTTATGTTCTGGGGATGAATGAGAATACTTTTCCCGGTGAGGATGAAAATCTCAGTTTTGATCTGAAAGATACTGTCCCCCAGAGCATTGATCTTTCCAGAAGAGGCGGAGATCGATATGCCTTTCTGGAAACCGTGCTTTCCGCAACCGAATCTCTTACTCTCTTTTACAAGAACAGAGATACAATCAGGGGAGAGGTTCTACAGCCTTCTGTACTGATTTCAGAGCTTCTGGATTATCTTTCAAAGAGTCAGGATGATGCCGAAAATCTTTTGATTCATCAGGAGTCCATACACAGCTTTGATCCCACTTACTTCAAAGGACCCGTCTCTTTTAACAACGCCGCCCTCGAGGCAGCCCGGGTGATGATTCAGGGGAGCAGAGAAGAGGCAGAAGGAATGGTCTTGCTTCGTAGAGATCCATCTTCAGAAAAGAGGGATGAACCTGTCTTGAGCGGAGCGGATATTCTTGCTTTTATGAGAAATCCCGCAGCCTGGTATTTTAAGAAGGTTCTCCATATCTATCCCGAGGATGAAGAGAGTCCCGAGCTGGACAGCAGTGAAAACAGGGAACTCCCTTTTCTGGAACGCTACTCTTATTATGACAAGAGCCTTCGTTCACCCGAGAGTCTTGCTGATCCCGGCGGATTGACGAACTTTGTCCGGGAGCAGCAGATCAGGGGGAATCTACCGGAGCATGATATTCTGTTTCTTGAAGAGGAGCGCCTGGAAAATCGTCTTACAGAGATGAGGGAACAGGCTGAACGTATTCATCTGAGAGAGGAGTGGGATGGTCTTCAGGATATCCTGATTGATCCCGAGCGGCAGCCTGGGGGGAGACGGGCGGATCGTCTGTTGCCGGCCTCGGTGATTCCTGTGCTTAAGCGGCCCTTGATGACAGGAGCTGGCGGGGAAGTTTTTCTCAGCGCGGTTCTGGAGAGCCTCTGCCCTGAGAATCCCGAGCACTCTGATGGAGTGTGGAAGACTTTAGAGTATTGCGAATCCGGAACTCCTTCGGCCAGGCATGCTTTTAATTCTTATCTGAAATTTCTCCTTCTTTCTGTCCTGGATGGAGAGAATAGAGAACTCAGGTTACAGCGGATCGGAAAGAGGGATTATCCGGAGATCCGTTTCTGCAGGGAAGGAGAGGTTGAGAGTAATCTTGTTCTTCTTGATAATCCTCAGGTACGCCTGGATCGACTGATCTCCTTGTGCATGAATCCCGAGACCGAGGTCATTCCGCTTTATCCGGAGCTGGGTGAGGTTCTGGCAGCTGATCTGAATAAGGAACCTCAGATGGATAATGCGGCGCTCCAGAGACGATGGCGGGAGTGCTGGCTGGACCAGGAGAAAAAGAGCGCATATGGCGGCAGCGGCGGAATATTTGAGCGCTGCCCCTACAGATCCCGTTTTCTTAAGACCCCACCCTCTGTAAACCCTGATGCTCTGCGTGAATTGCTGGAGCTTATTTATCTGCCCATAGTCAGGGCCAAAGGAAAGAGCCGTGGCAGATAA
- the recD gene encoding exodeoxyribonuclease V subunit alpha: MIRSRSRAIQRFLDLKSVRENPPADLIRRLAPGDDAGRFARLAFKTGAEALWIQSAESMVKRYADRHQNELRWLLLYFLELSARGHIRISADDLIEDFPLWGAPAFDGAAEIVDALSSLIQDNPRLFATLEEGGAALLYAEDYSYFYLLKKRRFEENFLKVLGSITEQDHLSLSGQIVLLDKLYEELKDSAPMPMSDDTLQAAHMLSRSRMSIITGGPGTGKTTILAGLLNLYLESCLRNSDAEVLPEVRLCAPTGRAAKRMMESMESLLQNSRMAPAFVHPAETIHKTLGLKPGTLPRFDENRSLQADVVVVDEASMVDLNLMTMVLKAMKPGARLLLVGDRDQLPSVESGALLSDLLHGLGSEGHRLKDRVLSLTTVHRNSGAIREVSTMVIEADSSSFKNFIKEPERELSPVKILNGEGGLVRSSSLPSYRNLLDEIISLLKKSGPLPGSAGFSIPSISWQKEKDEIAACFMRFRGLAVLTPTRKGLFGTVALNRGLNDILSPRSPEAYHGQPVMVTRNDYERNLYNGDRGVVLRFQDGLFACFEDSDHEYRMIPLPLLEDMETAYAVTIHKSQGSEFRCVYVLIPEGSERLLSREILYTGITRAREGLILYGSVESFELCLGRGVRRFSGIRDFMLQT; the protein is encoded by the coding sequence ATGATTCGGAGCCGTTCAAGAGCTATTCAGCGTTTTCTCGATCTTAAGTCAGTACGGGAGAATCCCCCTGCAGATCTGATCCGCCGCCTGGCCCCCGGAGATGATGCCGGCCGTTTTGCCCGTCTGGCATTCAAGACGGGAGCTGAAGCTCTCTGGATACAGAGTGCTGAATCCATGGTTAAGCGATATGCTGACAGGCATCAGAATGAGCTGCGCTGGCTTCTTCTCTACTTTCTGGAGCTCAGTGCCCGTGGGCATATCCGCATCTCTGCAGATGATCTGATTGAAGATTTCCCTCTTTGGGGAGCCCCCGCTTTTGACGGTGCGGCAGAGATCGTAGATGCTCTGAGTTCGCTGATTCAGGACAATCCAAGACTCTTTGCTACTCTTGAGGAAGGGGGAGCAGCTCTCCTCTATGCAGAGGATTATTCCTATTTTTACCTCTTGAAAAAAAGGCGCTTTGAAGAGAACTTTTTGAAAGTTCTTGGGAGCATCACAGAACAGGATCACCTTTCTCTGTCCGGTCAGATCGTTCTACTGGATAAACTCTATGAAGAACTGAAAGACTCGGCTCCCATGCCTATGTCGGATGATACCCTTCAGGCGGCTCACATGCTCAGCCGATCCCGTATGAGCATAATAACCGGAGGTCCGGGGACAGGGAAAACCACCATACTCGCCGGACTGCTGAACCTGTATCTGGAATCCTGTTTGCGTAATTCAGATGCTGAAGTTCTGCCGGAAGTAAGACTCTGTGCTCCCACCGGGAGAGCGGCCAAGCGTATGATGGAGAGCATGGAGTCTCTGCTTCAGAACAGCAGAATGGCTCCGGCCTTTGTGCATCCGGCGGAAACCATTCATAAGACTCTCGGACTGAAGCCCGGAACTCTTCCCCGTTTTGATGAAAACAGAAGCCTGCAGGCTGATGTTGTTGTTGTGGATGAGGCTTCCATGGTTGATCTGAATCTGATGACCATGGTTCTGAAGGCTATGAAGCCTGGAGCCCGTCTCCTTTTAGTGGGTGACAGGGATCAGCTTCCCTCTGTAGAATCCGGAGCACTTCTCTCAGATCTTCTTCACGGACTGGGCAGTGAAGGTCACAGACTCAAGGACCGGGTGCTCTCTCTTACAACAGTCCATCGAAACAGCGGTGCTATCCGCGAAGTTTCCACCATGGTTATTGAGGCCGACAGCTCATCTTTTAAGAACTTTATCAAAGAGCCGGAAAGAGAACTCTCTCCAGTTAAAATACTGAATGGGGAGGGGGGGCTTGTCCGCAGCTCTTCACTTCCGTCATATAGAAATCTGCTGGATGAAATCATCAGCCTGCTGAAGAAAAGCGGGCCGCTCCCCGGGTCAGCAGGATTCTCTATACCCTCTATCTCCTGGCAAAAAGAGAAGGATGAAATAGCGGCCTGTTTTATGCGCTTCCGTGGATTGGCGGTCCTGACTCCTACCCGAAAGGGACTCTTTGGAACTGTCGCTCTTAACCGAGGCCTTAATGATATTCTCTCTCCCCGCAGTCCCGAGGCCTATCATGGACAGCCTGTTATGGTGACCCGTAATGATTATGAGCGGAATCTGTATAACGGAGACAGAGGGGTGGTTCTCCGTTTTCAGGATGGACTTTTTGCCTGTTTTGAAGATTCAGACCATGAGTACAGGATGATTCCTCTACCTCTTCTTGAAGATATGGAAACTGCCTATGCTGTTACCATCCATAAGAGTCAGGGTTCTGAGTTCAGATGTGTTTATGTCCTTATTCCCGAAGGCAGTGAACGGCTTCTTTCCAGGGAAATCCTGTACACCGGTATTACCAGAGCCAGAGAAGGGCTTATTCTTTACGGTTCAGTGGAGTCTTTTGAACTCTGCCTGGGCAGGGGAGTCAGAAGATTCTCAGGAATCCGGGATTTCATGCTTCAGACCTAA
- a CDS encoding RluA family pseudouridine synthase has product MIYVMDSERVLYEDNHLIIVNKLCSEIVQGDKTGDTTLAESVQAFIKKRDKKPGNVFLGITHRLDRPTSGIVIFAKTSKALSRMNKLFREHGVKKSYWAVLQSSPEEGEARLVDYLWRDKIKNRSYVCDESKKDAKKAILSYTIICRYKNYVLADIDLETGRHHQIRAQFSSLGCSIKGDLKYGAKQSNPGGGIHLHARRVSFIHPVSAESINVTAAVPRDDILWQDMEEKVLRGDSQTGE; this is encoded by the coding sequence ATGATATATGTGATGGACAGTGAAAGAGTCCTTTATGAAGATAATCATCTTATTATAGTCAATAAACTCTGTTCCGAGATTGTGCAGGGTGATAAAACCGGTGACACCACTCTGGCCGAATCGGTTCAGGCTTTTATTAAAAAGAGGGATAAGAAACCGGGGAATGTTTTTCTGGGTATCACCCATCGCCTGGACAGGCCCACCAGCGGTATAGTTATATTTGCCAAGACCTCCAAGGCTCTGTCCCGAATGAACAAACTGTTCCGGGAACATGGTGTAAAAAAGAGTTACTGGGCAGTACTGCAGTCATCTCCCGAAGAGGGGGAGGCCCGTCTTGTAGACTATCTATGGCGAGATAAGATAAAGAACCGTTCCTATGTATGTGATGAATCTAAGAAAGATGCCAAAAAGGCGATACTCTCTTATACAATTATCTGCCGTTACAAGAATTATGTACTTGCGGATATTGATCTCGAGACAGGGCGGCACCATCAGATAAGAGCCCAGTTCTCATCTCTGGGCTGCTCCATAAAAGGAGATCTGAAGTACGGGGCAAAGCAGTCAAATCCGGGAGGCGGGATTCATCTCCATGCCAGGCGGGTCAGTTTTATACATCCCGTGAGTGCTGAGAGTATCAATGTTACGGCAGCTGTTCCCAGGGATGATATTCTCTGGCAGGATATGGAAGAGAAAGTCCTGCGGGGGGATTCACAAACCGGTGAGTAG
- a CDS encoding YchJ family protein yields MSECPCGSGLDYEKCCGLYIKDGIPVPTAEKLMRARYTSYAKGEIDFIMNTHEVDPKDREDSRKATEDWAKGSEWQGLEILDITKGGESDDAGTIEFKAHYMVDRARYTHHEVSKFGKKDGKWIFLEGQEINKPVHREEPKISRNAPCPCGSGKKYKKCCG; encoded by the coding sequence ATGTCAGAATGTCCATGCGGAAGCGGACTCGATTATGAAAAATGCTGCGGTCTTTATATCAAAGATGGTATTCCCGTACCCACAGCAGAAAAGCTGATGCGGGCACGTTACACTTCTTATGCGAAGGGTGAAATAGATTTTATTATGAACACCCATGAAGTGGACCCCAAAGACAGGGAAGATTCCAGAAAGGCTACTGAAGACTGGGCCAAAGGCTCAGAGTGGCAGGGTCTGGAAATTCTCGATATCACCAAGGGCGGAGAGTCCGATGATGCGGGAACTATAGAGTTCAAGGCCCACTATATGGTTGACCGGGCCCGTTATACTCACCACGAAGTGAGTAAATTCGGTAAAAAGGACGGCAAATGGATCTTTCTGGAAGGTCAGGAAATCAATAAACCCGTTCATCGTGAAGAGCCCAAGATCAGCAGAAATGCACCCTGTCCCTGCGGCAGCGGTAAAAAATACAAGAAGTGCTGTGGTTAA
- a CDS encoding UvrD-helicase domain-containing protein: protein MADKVFDPAKSDLLQSIRLEASAGTGKTYNLERVVCELIERYGIPLESILVVTFTNKAARELKERIRKLLNERAAEGDENLQEARKNFDRAPIFTIHAFCQHVLQSYPFESSSPFSQEFLTDNSLAEEGVEEVLYRQFMNIPGEKRDNLRSFFAKGLEEGSRSLVRDAVKALDEGDSIRLPSDAVIRKVLEETELYGKGEGDIRLAADELLAFAPDAERIHGIFKELKTGLRPVTAQNAASVWEILPKTEGLYSWLERLFKKSGNKKTPIENLLCLREDTLREKSKDGKGAADLTHSEDSELCRSVERLFEALEPLLDPSDNSKTIYFKTLSFTFLKEIVDEALPVIQNKKNLKGARDFSDLIRVLSDILEKEPDGALASVLRQQYKVVLVDEFQDTDSRQWSIFKTLFDRPGHNYFLIGDPKQSIYGFRGADLTVYFEACKTVAEENRFSLGTNYRSRKDMVAACNLFFSRLFALEVPGFAPVPFEEVGAGNDKVAIAVNAAGEEQSALQFCEISLDDDSVITRSPGRLKENWMSWTAREIESLLSGSLLLRDEKGTKPMEAGDIAVLMEKNSDCEAMQSLLASKSISSVIFSERKIMESEEAEVFASILHALSSPGSRGGAGAFLLTSAFALSPEELQSLRESDAYEEYLLFLREAQELCNQGHLIQFFRTLFEQELTLSFMKGRDSWRNRLLKTSSGKRACTNLTHLAEIFHNEQRQRSLDTRELYDLFLHQLNDPEGDEDRQVRLDQDGQAVQILTHHSSKGLEFPVVFFFGAGAKGVPAKSSQFNYYWEGRRYKDYLLTAESKKKADLSDWEERKRLYYVSLTRASSLLYMPWFPEGDFTYLSSMYAALLEDSIVEDEDDIFSGESLQEMWPLHSNYKFRNGKKDQLSPQKRAVNDRIASGLQALASDQPALFSYRFEPLDLTAVSKSESGMGADFELSTPEWKASDLFRQRITSVVSFSSLTSDVHAVESPDEDADRDRQEESPDSEELTGALGLTRGAGFGNLVHCILEEMDYSHAAQPLTVWLDEDGLFGPSEALLFLEERALKFFDQNWWKENKQALCEMIHDVLNSPLEKVGPLRELKIEQKKHELEFLMSTDAGNRVSLEDWSAVLKKGYLKGFIDLIFEKDGLLYIADWKTTVPPGKGSLKDYTAANLNKTMILHRYDLQAMIYAYALKRYMKSLNPDFSYEKEFGGIYYFFVRGMGSDGQRGIHFVRPSEEDVMGLIGEGQI, encoded by the coding sequence GTGGCAGATAAAGTCTTTGATCCTGCAAAATCAGATCTTCTTCAGTCCATCCGCCTGGAAGCTTCGGCGGGTACGGGGAAAACCTATAACCTTGAACGGGTTGTCTGTGAGCTTATCGAACGCTATGGAATCCCTTTGGAATCCATCCTGGTGGTCACCTTTACAAATAAGGCGGCACGGGAGCTTAAAGAGCGAATACGAAAATTACTGAATGAAAGGGCGGCTGAAGGGGATGAGAATCTTCAGGAGGCCAGAAAGAATTTTGACAGAGCTCCAATCTTTACCATTCATGCTTTCTGTCAGCATGTTCTGCAGAGTTATCCCTTTGAATCATCATCTCCCTTTTCACAGGAGTTTCTGACAGACAACTCTCTTGCAGAGGAGGGTGTGGAAGAGGTTCTCTACAGGCAGTTCATGAATATTCCCGGGGAGAAGAGGGATAACCTGCGCAGTTTTTTTGCAAAGGGACTGGAAGAGGGAAGCCGAAGTCTGGTTCGGGATGCGGTAAAGGCCCTGGATGAGGGAGACTCCATCCGTCTCCCGTCGGATGCTGTCATCCGGAAGGTGCTGGAGGAGACCGAACTCTATGGAAAAGGAGAAGGGGATATCCGCCTGGCTGCGGATGAACTCCTTGCCTTTGCTCCTGATGCAGAGCGGATTCATGGTATTTTCAAGGAGCTTAAGACTGGACTCCGTCCGGTAACTGCTCAGAATGCGGCTTCAGTCTGGGAGATCCTTCCGAAAACAGAAGGATTGTACTCCTGGTTGGAAAGGCTTTTTAAGAAGAGTGGAAACAAGAAAACTCCCATAGAAAACCTTCTCTGTCTGAGAGAAGACACACTCCGGGAAAAGAGTAAGGACGGGAAGGGAGCCGCCGATCTTACTCACTCAGAGGATTCTGAACTCTGCCGCTCTGTGGAGCGCCTATTTGAGGCTCTGGAGCCTCTGCTGGACCCCTCTGATAATTCAAAGACCATCTACTTCAAAACCCTGTCTTTTACTTTTCTCAAAGAGATCGTAGACGAGGCGCTTCCTGTTATTCAGAATAAGAAGAATCTTAAGGGTGCAAGAGATTTCTCTGACCTTATCCGTGTCCTTTCAGATATCCTTGAAAAAGAACCGGATGGTGCTCTTGCCTCAGTTCTCAGGCAGCAGTACAAAGTTGTTCTGGTAGATGAGTTTCAGGATACCGACAGTAGGCAGTGGTCCATTTTCAAAACTCTCTTTGACCGGCCGGGTCATAACTATTTCCTGATTGGAGACCCCAAACAGTCCATTTACGGGTTCAGGGGGGCTGATCTTACGGTTTACTTTGAGGCCTGTAAGACTGTCGCAGAAGAGAACCGCTTCTCCCTTGGAACAAATTACAGATCCAGAAAAGATATGGTTGCCGCCTGCAATTTGTTTTTTTCCAGGCTTTTTGCCCTTGAGGTTCCCGGATTTGCTCCTGTCCCCTTTGAAGAGGTTGGCGCCGGGAATGATAAAGTGGCCATAGCAGTCAATGCCGCGGGTGAGGAGCAGTCGGCTCTTCAGTTCTGTGAAATTTCTCTGGATGATGATTCAGTTATCACCCGGAGTCCGGGACGCCTGAAAGAGAACTGGATGAGCTGGACAGCCCGGGAGATTGAATCACTTCTTTCAGGTTCACTTCTTCTCAGGGATGAGAAAGGGACAAAACCCATGGAAGCCGGTGATATTGCTGTTCTAATGGAGAAAAATAGTGACTGCGAAGCAATGCAGTCACTATTGGCTTCAAAGAGTATCTCTTCGGTTATCTTTTCCGAGAGGAAGATAATGGAGAGTGAGGAGGCGGAGGTCTTCGCTTCTATCCTTCATGCTCTCTCCTCTCCGGGAAGCAGAGGTGGTGCAGGAGCTTTTCTTCTTACTTCGGCCTTTGCCCTGAGTCCCGAAGAGCTTCAGAGTCTCCGGGAGAGTGACGCTTATGAGGAGTATCTTCTTTTTCTGAGAGAAGCACAGGAGCTCTGTAATCAGGGTCATCTGATTCAGTTTTTCAGGACTCTTTTTGAGCAGGAGCTGACTCTCTCCTTTATGAAGGGACGGGATTCCTGGCGGAATCGGCTTCTCAAGACAAGCAGTGGAAAGCGTGCCTGTACCAACCTGACACACCTTGCTGAGATCTTCCATAACGAGCAGCGGCAGCGATCTCTTGATACCCGGGAACTTTATGATCTCTTTCTCCATCAGCTTAATGACCCTGAAGGTGATGAAGATAGACAGGTTCGTCTCGACCAGGACGGACAGGCAGTTCAGATACTGACTCACCATTCAAGCAAGGGCCTGGAGTTCCCGGTGGTCTTCTTTTTTGGTGCCGGGGCTAAGGGAGTTCCTGCAAAGAGTTCTCAGTTTAACTATTACTGGGAAGGCCGGCGTTATAAAGACTATCTCCTCACTGCGGAGTCTAAAAAGAAAGCCGATCTTTCTGACTGGGAAGAACGGAAGAGGCTCTATTATGTCTCACTTACAAGGGCTTCCTCCCTGTTGTATATGCCCTGGTTTCCCGAAGGAGACTTCACTTATCTCAGCTCCATGTATGCGGCCCTTTTAGAGGATTCAATTGTGGAAGATGAGGATGATATCTTCAGTGGCGAGAGTCTGCAGGAGATGTGGCCCCTCCACTCTAATTATAAATTCAGGAACGGTAAAAAGGATCAGCTCTCTCCCCAGAAGAGGGCGGTCAATGATCGAATTGCCTCGGGTCTTCAGGCTTTAGCCTCTGATCAGCCCGCATTATTCTCATATCGCTTCGAACCATTGGATCTCACTGCTGTATCCAAATCCGAGTCAGGGATGGGTGCTGATTTTGAACTGTCTACTCCTGAATGGAAGGCTTCAGATCTGTTCAGACAAAGAATTACATCTGTTGTAAGTTTCTCCTCTCTTACTTCAGATGTTCATGCTGTTGAAAGTCCCGATGAGGATGCCGACCGTGACAGGCAGGAAGAGAGCCCCGATTCTGAGGAATTAACCGGAGCTCTCGGGCTGACCAGGGGGGCCGGTTTCGGGAATCTGGTCCACTGTATTCTTGAAGAGATGGATTACAGTCATGCTGCACAGCCCCTCACTGTCTGGCTTGATGAAGACGGTCTTTTCGGTCCCTCGGAGGCTCTGCTTTTTCTGGAGGAACGAGCCTTGAAGTTCTTTGACCAGAATTGGTGGAAAGAGAATAAACAGGCCCTCTGTGAAATGATTCATGATGTTCTGAATTCGCCCCTTGAGAAAGTCGGCCCTCTCAGGGAATTGAAAATTGAACAGAAAAAACATGAGTTGGAATTTCTTATGTCTACAGATGCGGGAAACCGGGTGAGCCTGGAGGACTGGAGTGCTGTATTGAAGAAGGGCTACCTCAAGGGATTTATCGACCTGATTTTTGAGAAGGACGGCTTACTCTATATTGCCGACTGGAAGACTACAGTTCCCCCCGGAAAGGGGAGTCTGAAGGATTACACAGCAGCCAATTTGAATAAGACAATGATTCTGCATCGCTATGATCTGCAAGCCATGATCTATGCCTATGCATTGAAACGCTATATGAAATCACTCAATCCTGATTTCTCCTATGAAAAGGAATTCGGAGGTATCTATTATTTTTTTGTACGCGGAATGGGCAGTGATGGTCAGAGGGGTATTCATTTTGTAAGACCTTCAGAAGAAGATGTTATGGGACTGATCGGGGAGGGGCAGATATGA
- a CDS encoding gamma carbonic anhydrase family protein, whose amino-acid sequence MNYSLKGKAPVIDKNVGFIAASADLVGDITIAEGVSIWFNAVIRADMDSISIGKNTNIQDCSVVHTDYGFPTTLGEGVTVGHGAVIHGCTIGDNCLIGMGAVVLNGVEVGEDSLVGAGSLISQGMKIPPRSLVLGSPAKVVKELKPGMIEAIRKNGAAYVSNGADYLEELAVLCEEPE is encoded by the coding sequence ATGAATTACTCATTGAAGGGCAAAGCCCCTGTTATTGATAAGAATGTCGGTTTTATAGCAGCAAGTGCTGATCTCGTGGGAGATATTACCATAGCAGAGGGAGTCAGTATCTGGTTTAATGCGGTGATCCGTGCCGATATGGACTCAATCAGTATTGGAAAAAATACAAATATTCAGGATTGTTCTGTTGTTCATACGGACTACGGCTTTCCCACAACTTTAGGTGAGGGTGTTACTGTAGGTCATGGTGCTGTAATACACGGCTGTACCATCGGAGATAACTGTCTTATCGGTATGGGTGCGGTTGTTCTGAATGGCGTTGAAGTAGGTGAAGATTCACTTGTTGGTGCGGGCAGTCTTATCTCTCAGGGGATGAAAATCCCACCGCGTTCTTTGGTGCTCGGCTCCCCTGCAAAGGTAGTAAAAGAGCTAAAACCCGGCATGATTGAAGCCATCAGGAAAAACGGTGCTGCTTATGTGTCAAACGGTGCCGATTACCTGGAGGAATTAGCGGTTCTTTGCGAAGAACCCGAATAG